In a single window of the Nicotiana tomentosiformis chromosome 10, ASM39032v3, whole genome shotgun sequence genome:
- the LOC138900281 gene encoding uncharacterized protein produces MTNYIREAMREVLGVSKGYSGEHQGDWWWNDVVQGKVKAKKIVYIKLVESTDEEQRRANRVRYKEARKEAKLAVTEAKTVTFGRLYKELGAKESKSSKGKNTNEKLSKDVIVELMDKKKESDFSIFIRPQSKEIRLQIKELLPANIQYP; encoded by the exons ATGACAAACTATATTAGGGAGGccatgagagaggtgttaggggtctcgaagggTTACTCTGGCGAGCACCAAggcgactggtggtggaatgacgtTGTCCAAGGTAAAGTGAAAGCAAAAAAAATAGTGTACATTAAGTTAGTGGAGAGCACCGACGAGGAGCAGAGGAGAGCGAATAGAGTAAGATACAAGGAAGCTAGGAAGGAGGCGAAATtagcggtcacagaggctaagactgttACGTTTGGTCGGTTGTATAAGGAACTAGGGGCAAAG GAATCGAAATCATCAAAAGGAAAGAATACAAATGAGAAGTTGTCCAAAGATGTGATTGTTGAATTAATGGACAAGAAGAAAGAATCAGATTTTAGCATATTTATTCGGCCTCAATCAAAGGAAATCAGATTACAAATCAAGGAGTTATTGCCAGCAAATATTCAGTATCCTTAA
- the LOC117280947 gene encoding uncharacterized protein → MGSNTVVGALFQERTSQVRPLYFNGQHFSHWKVRMETYTISYDIKVWRVIKKKNLPIPPKKDANGQVIVSTDPLDLDDYTDEQVVVITVNAQAKNLLYNAISGEEYEKISSCETAKKMWDKLEVTYEGTNKVKETRINLLVRDYELFQMKDGESVEEMFSRFNKILGDLKSFGRPIKSENEEEEEEEEEEGGEQDENIAMLSQVITSMIKKNRNSRRGKPNFRKGRIDNETDKNDGRCYECEKFGHIQADCPELKKKLSRNMQKKKSFGAWSDEEESDHKKVANICFMAINENEDSGDLGLMADGDDEEDNSRELGFMADEGTSEVRLPTCPNCYELQEFVDIALEDIEKVVNELRKIKREKKDWALKLEVCEIERDMLQDEVNELQLQLNGFQKSTSHSLVKSNQTTHHKHKFLACSFCGKNGHSSRITGDGSGDLNLQIKLTLNILTIQDPSRLGYLKIITKLDGGTITFGDKSKGNVVGVGKVPLSSTCDVDEVYLVDELGYNLLNISQLCDNDYEVRFKKHGWFIEDESGKIILSGNRDRNVYTISNLDNLGDQICITSMIDDPWVCHRKLGHASMHTIQKLSNTWSCNRSSKTNFFKGSYL, encoded by the exons ATGGGATCTAATACTGTTGTTGGTGCACTATTTCAAGAAAGAACCTCTCAGGTTCGACCTCTTTATTTCAACGGACAACACTTTTCTCATTGGAAAGTGCGTATGGAAACATACACAATATCATATGACATTAAAGTTTGGCGTGTGATCAAAAAGAAAAATCTTCCAATCCCACCAAAGAAGGATGCAAATGGTCAAGTCATCGTATCAACTGATCCTCTTGACTTAGATGACTACACTGATGAACAAGTTGTTGTCATAACTGTAAATGCCCAAGCAAAAAATCTACTGTACAATGCTATCAGTGGAGAAGAGTATGAAAAGATATCAAGTTGTGAAACAGCCAAAAAAATGTGGGACAAACTGGAGGTCACGTACGAAGGAACCAACAAAGTAAAAGAAACAAGGATCAATCTTTTGGTTCGAGACTACGAGCTATTTCAAATGAAGGATGGAGAATCAGTGGAAGAGATGTTCTCCAGGTTCAACAAAATTCTTGGAGATCTGAAGTCCTTTGGAAGACCTATCAAAAGTG aaaatgaagaagaagaagaagaagaagaagaagaaggaggagaacaAGATGAAAACATTGCCATGCTATCTCAAGTTATAACAAGCATGATAAAGAAAAACAGAAATAGTAGAAGAGGGAAGCCTAACTTCAGGAAAGGAAGGATAGACAATGAAACTGATAAAAATGATGGAAGGTGCTACGAATGTGAAAAGTTTGGTCATATTCAAGCTGATTGTCCTGAACTAAAGAAGAAACTCAGCAGAAACATGCAAAAGAAGAAATCCTTCGGAGCATGGAGTGATGAAGAAGAGTCTGATCATAAGAAAGTTGCTAATATATGTTTCATGGCTATAAATGAAAATGAAGATTCAGGGGATCTTGGACTAATGGCAGATGGAGATGATGAGGAAGACAACTCAAGAGAACTTGGCTTTATGGCAGATGAAGGAACTAGTGAGGTGCGTCTTCCCACATGCCCTAATTGTTATGAACTTCAAGAATTTGTTGATATTGCTCTTGAAGATATCGAAAAAGTTGTGAATGAACTTAGAAAGATCaagagagaaaagaaagactGGGCCCTGAAATTGGAAGTATGTGAAATTGAGCGTGATATGCTACAGGATGAAGTTAATGAGCTTCAACTTCAATTGAATGGATTTCAAAAATCCACCAGTCACAGCTTAGTCAAATCAAATCAGACTACTCATCACAAACATAAATTTCTTGCCTGTTCCTTTTGTGGTAAAAATGGCCATA GTTCAAGGATAACAGGAGATGGGTCTGGAGACCTAAATCTTCAAATCAAGCTAACACTCAACATTCTAACCATTCAGGACCCAAGcaggcttgggtacctaaaaataa TCACCAAGCTAGATGGAGGAACAATTACATTTGGAGACAAATCCAAAGGAAATGTAGTTGGTGTTGGAAAAGTTCCTCTAAGCTCAACATGTGATGTAGATGAAGTCTACCTAGTTGATGAACTCGGCTATAATCTTCTCAACATTAGTCAACTATGTGACAATGACTATGAGGTTCGTTTTAAGAAACATGGCTGGTTTATAGAAGATGAATCAGGTAAAATCATTCTTTCTGGCAACAGAGACAGAAATGTCTATACTATCAGCAATTTAGATAATCTTGGAGATCAAATTTGTATTACTTCCATGATTGATGATCCCTGGGTCTGCCATAGAAAACTTGGTCATGCCAGCATGCATACTATTCAAAAGCTTTCTAACACATGGTCTTGTAATCGGTCTTCCAAAACTAATTTTTTCAAAGGATCATATCTGTGA
- the LOC104104047 gene encoding probable WRKY transcription factor 57, which produces MDDKDKVDDPLKSAAEFAATESSWSLGAESDNVYSFFGNTDRDSSILNEFGWNFPPSEAAGDKDVVGGSGGAGGFDRIDDDLAGNSSTTPSASATEVPATGKITDEPLSSSCSDDPPEKSTASGGSSASRPPSDTASKVKKKGQKRIRQPRFAFMTKSEVDHLEDGYRWRKYGQKAVKNSPFPRSYYRCTNTKCTVKKRVERSSEDPSIVITTYEGQHCHHTVGFPRGGLISHEAAFTTHQLTPLASQFYLPAGVQYPQEVPMSAPESRQIPGESAEARRLPETSQPANQLPTDEGLLGDIVPPGMRSR; this is translated from the exons ATGGATGATAAGGATAAAGTTGACGATCCATTAAAAAGTGCAGCTGAGTTCGCCGCTACTGAGTCAAGCTGGTCACTCGGTGCAGAATCGGACAATGTTTACAGCTTCTTCGGCAATACTGATAGAGATAGCAGTATATTAAACGAATTCGGTTGGAATTTTCCACCGTCGGAGGCGGCCGGAGATAAGGATGTTGTCGGTGGTAGTGGCGGTGCCGGTGGATTTGATCGAATCGACGATGACTTGGCGGGAAATAGTAGTACTACACCATCTGCTTCTGCTACTGAAGTACCGGCGACGGGGAAAAtcaccgatgaacctttatcttCCAGCTGTTCGGATGATCCTCCGGAGAAATCCACCGCATCCGGTGGCTCTTCCGCCTCCCGACCGCCGTCCGATACAGC AAGCAAGGTTAAAAAGAAGGGTCAGAAACGAATCAGGCAGCCCCGCTTTGCATTTATGACGAAAAGCGAAGTTGATCATCTTGAAGATGGCTACAGATGGAGGAAGTATGGTCAAAAAGCTGTTAAAAATAGTCCATTTCCAAG GAGCTATTATCGTTGTACAAATACCAAGTGCACAGTGAAGAAAAGAGTCGAGCGATCTTCTGAAGATCCGTCAATTGTAATTACCACATATGAAGGACAACATTGTCACCATACAGTTGGATTTCCTAGAGGTGGACTTATTAGTCATGAAGCTGCATTTACAACTCATCAATTAACACCCTTAGCCTCACAATTCTACCTTCCCGCGGGTGTTCAATACCCTCAAGAAGTACCTATGAGCGCCCCAGAATCGCGTCAAATTCCAGGTGAATCTGCAGAAGCTCGTCGATTGCCAGAGACAAGTCAACCAGCCAACCAGCTGCCAACTGATGAAGGATTGCTTGGGGATATTGTACCTCCTGGAATGCGAAGCAGATAA